The genomic window GTAGCTATGTAAATGGTGGTATTAGTCTTGAGGAATACAAGCAGAGGGAGGAAAATCTTCAGAAAGCTATGGAGGTTTTAAAGTCCAGAGAACAGAAGCCAGGGAAATAGAGGTTTAAAATGAAGATTGTAATATCAGGTAAAGGTGGTGCTGGAAAAACAACAATCTCAGGCACTATGGCGAGAATTTTTGCCGATAGGGGTTATAAGGTTATTGCTGTTGACTCAGACCCGAGTATGAACCTCCATACAAGTGTGGGTATGGATAATCCAGAACCAATAAGCAGTCTCAAAGATTTGATAAATGAGAGGGCTGTTATAGCACCTGGGATGTACAATCTCAGCCCTAAGGTGGATGATATTCCTGAGCATTTTTCTTCGAGGCGTGGTAATCTCAAACTTCTGGTTATGGGAACTGTTGAAGAGGGCGGGCAGGGATGCATCTGCCCGGAGACAACATTTCTTAGAGCTCTTCTCAGACATCTTGTCCTTAAGAGAGATGAACTTCTCATACTTGATACTGAAGCTGGAGTCGAGCATCTTGGCAGGAAGGTGGCAGAGAACTTTGACCTCATGCTTATAGTTGTTGAGCCAAGTATAAAGTCAGTAGAAACAGCCAGACATATCTATAAACTTTCAAAGGACATAGGTGTGAAGAGAATTTATGCTGTGGCGAATAAGATTTCAGGTGAGAAACAAAAAGAGTTTTTGAAAGAAAGGCTGGAAATCGAGTTTTTCGAATTCATACCCTTTGATGAAAAAGTTATTCAGGGGGACATGGAAGATATCCCCCTTGTAGACAT from archaeon BMS3Bbin15 includes these protein-coding regions:
- the minD_5 gene encoding septum site-determining protein MinD, which gives rise to MKIVISGKGGAGKTTISGTMARIFADRGYKVIAVDSDPSMNLHTSVGMDNPEPISSLKDLINERAVIAPGMYNLSPKVDDIPEHFSSRRGNLKLLVMGTVEEGGQGCICPETTFLRALLRHLVLKRDELLILDTEAGVEHLGRKVAENFDLMLIVVEPSIKSVETARHIYKLSKDIGVKRIYAVANKISGEKQKEFLKERLEIEFFEFIPFDEKVIQGDMEDIPLVDMENSRALKKIIRTTERIEKVIG